GCTTCCAATGAGGCGAACGATGTGCGGTTTTTGTCCTCCACAGGTCAGGGATTTGATGGGGTTGTGGGCTATGGCACGGGTGGCCAAGTGGACTGCACCGGTTCGCTGCTGTTGTCGGGCCAGCATGTGGTGACGGCGGCTCACTGTGTGGCCGATCGCCTGGTGAGCGACAACAGCTATCAGGTGTATTTCGATGTGCCCGAGGGGCGACAGTCAGTGCGGGTGCAGCAAATTTTTGTCCACCCCAACTGGGACAGCTCTGATCCAGATTCCAACAATGATGTGGCGATTCTGTGGCTTACTTCTTCGGCTCCCGATGGGGCCGATCGCTACGATATTTACCGCAACGGCGATGAAGTGGGGCAGGTGGCGACCCTGGTGGGCTATGGTCAGCCGGGCACGGGTAGTGTTGGGGAACTAGTGGGTGATTTTCCCGCCATTCGTCGGTTAGGAACCAACCGCATTGATGGGCTAGGGGATGTTTTAAACCGCCAGTCAAATGTGGCCGTGTTGCCTGGAACCCAATTGATCTATGACTTTGACAATGGAACCGATCGCAATGATGGCCTAGGGCGTGATTTTGGCCTGCGCGATCGGGGCACTGGCAGCACTGAAGTGGGATCCAGCAGTGGCGACTCCGGGGGGCCTTTGTTTCTTGGCAACCGCGTGGCCGGGGTGGTGTCTTATGGCGCTGTGCCCCGGGCCACGGGAGCCGACGTGACCGGCGCAAACGACACCAGCTACGGCGAAATTTTTGCGGCGACCCGGCTTTCAGCCTTTGCCAGTTGGATTGACAGCACGATCGCGCGGACTCTTTCCAGCAGCGATCTGTTGATCGGCACCAATCGCCCCGATACCCTGTCCGGAAACCAAGGCAACGACACCCTTTCCGGTCGTGGTGGGAATGATTTTCTCTCCGGTGGTCGCGATGACGATCGCCTCGAAGGCGGTGATGGGGATGATGATCTGTATGGCAACCTGGGCAATGACCTGTTGTTTGGGGAAGC
This genomic interval from Limnothrix sp. FACHB-406 contains the following:
- a CDS encoding trypsin-like serine protease — encoded protein: MTLESLDRRSRIAVASNEANDVRFLSSTGQGFDGVVGYGTGGQVDCTGSLLLSGQHVVTAAHCVADRLVSDNSYQVYFDVPEGRQSVRVQQIFVHPNWDSSDPDSNNDVAILWLTSSAPDGADRYDIYRNGDEVGQVATLVGYGQPGTGSVGELVGDFPAIRRLGTNRIDGLGDVLNRQSNVAVLPGTQLIYDFDNGTDRNDGLGRDFGLRDRGTGSTEVGSSSGDSGGPLFLGNRVAGVVSYGAVPRATGADVTGANDTSYGEIFAATRLSAFASWIDSTIARTLSSSDLLIGTNRPDTLSGNQGNDTLSGRGGNDFLSGGRDDDRLEGGDGDDDLYGNLGNDLLFGEAGNDSLFGGQGDDTLIGGDGNDWLSGDRGVDLLTGGAGVDRFILNPTTADSNPALADIITDFSAEDVIGLAGGLTASAIALELGNLRNTPGTFIRGAGVVLGFVNNTDPSQLAGRFEAIG